The segment GAAGATTTCACTGGCCTCTGGGTGGCCGAGAGAGCAGGAGGCCAGGAATCAGGCGAGCCGAGGCCCCCACCGGCATTGCCACTCCAGACCTGGTGCCCCCAGGCAGCCCCCCACCCCGGAGACCCCGCTCGGCTGATGTGGAGGAGGTGGGGCGAATCGCTTCTGCTCGAGGTGGCAGAGGGATTCCAGGGTCAGGGGAGGGCATGGGGCGCAAGGCCGAgggtgcccagggctgggctggAGGGGCGCTTGgtgcaggcaggggtgggggctgtgggggccaCACCGGCTCTCTGTGGGGACCCCTTCCGGGAGAACTCGGGTTGGATTCGGGGGTGTGTGGTTCTTATCCTTTGTGATTTCTCCTTCTAACTAGACCATTGACTTCCTGAACGACAACATTCGCAGAGGCATTGAGAACTACTATGACGATCTGGACTTCAAAAACATCATGGACTTTGTCCAGAAGCAGGTGAGCCAGGCACCCTCAAGTCAGAGATGTGCCTGCTGTGCCCTTCGCCGCCATTGGGACCCTGCTCAAGAAGGTGGGGAGAGGTGCCCGGTAGCTTAACCGTTCCTAGAGTGGGTGGCTGCTTAAGGACTGGCAGTGGATGGGGAAGCAGGGGCTTCTCCGCCAGGGATACACCCATCAGCTCTGGCCAGAGGATGATGTTTGCATTGGAACCAACCATCAGCTGGCCTGGGGATTCCATCGTCCTGCAGTGGGGCTGACAAATGCTCATCGGGCCCCTGCTTgatgccaggccctgtgctgagTGCTTCACACACAGCCTCTCCTTGTGATTCTCAGCTCCATTGTGCAAAGCTGGCATTGCTCTCCCTGATTTACAGACCAGGATATGAAGCCCAGAGGGGCTGAtcgacttgtccaaggtcacacagctaggcgTGGGGGTGTGAGGATCTGAACTTGGGTCTGTCTGATTGTAAAGCACATGCCCTTTGAATTGCATCACAGAGAATGCTTCCAGATCCCCAAACCTGATGGCCCAAGGGGCACTGAGGAGACCCCAGAAAAGTTTTTGGCTTATATATCAGTCAGGGCCTCTGACCACATCACTCCCCTGGCTAAACCCTCCAGTGTTTCCATCATTCTTAAAATGCTTTCTCAGCCCCTATTTATTCAAGGCTTTATATGGTCTAGCCGTGCTGACCTCTCAACCTCATCTGCTCTACTCTTGCTTGCTCGGCCCCAGACACACTGGCCTCTGAATCTGCTCTCAAAATAAAACCTCATGTCTGTGCAGGGCCTTTGCGTGTGCTGACTGACAGTTTCCTATTAAATATCATCTCCTCAGAGCAGCCTCAGCTGAACTCCCCACCTGGAGTCACCCCTGCCCCACTCCTTTCCCTGTTTCATCAACTCCATGGACACAGCACTGCGTATGTGATCTTTTCATTtagtggttgtattagtcagccgaaggggtgctgatgcaaaataccaccaatcggttggctcttataaagggtatttatttggggtagagcttacagttaccaggccataaagcataagttacttccctcaccaaagtcttttgctacgtgttggagcaagacggctgctgacattcaggcttcctcttcctcttaaggctctgtggtcccagcgtCTTCTAAGATCAGCTGTAGGCCATCAGGCTTTCTGGGcattgtctctctccccagagctcaattctctccaggctcaggcttGCGTCtgtccacagggtcagctgtagactatcaggtgaacagctcgtCTATCCTCTGAGCCCCTGCCATGTCTGTGgcgctgtctctattcctctgtgttcttctcctatgtgcttccttcctgggttccagctcaaaattccatcATCAAAACGCCAACTAATTcttctgctctgccatgtagttttctctgtgagtccctgcccaccaagggggagggGACACAATCTCctgctgacatggcccaatcaaagccccaagcATTGTTTAatcaaagtaaaagtgaaacctctgaatccaatacaatctaatatgcccggagggacagaccagtttacaaacacaattccaGTTTTTGAAAGGCATAAATAATACCAAGCTACTACAGCAGTGTACTCTCTGTCTCCCTCCACTGCAGTGTGTGCCACAAGGGCAGGGGCTGTGTTGGTTTTGCTCACTATTGTATCTCCAGTGTCTGAACAATGCCTTGCACATACCAGCAATTCAGTAGAGTCCTAAGTACTTCCCAGGGGAGGTGATGCAAGCATCGGCTACATGATGCCAGCCTTCCCATAATTTCAGTCCTGAGCCCCAGGTGGGATGCGAGGTGTGCTTGCCTCCTTTGCGAAGGACAGGACAGACAGATCTCCCCTGGGGGGCGGACCTGGCTTCTCAGGATGGGGGGAGGAAGCCCATTTGGGGccactggggttggggggaactTGCACAGAACCACAATCTCGTGGACATTAACTGTCATCCTCTCCAGTCTGGCGCTGGCACCAGCGACACAAAGATGAAGGAGATAGAGTCCACCTGTCAGGGGAGCATTTCTTGCAGTGTTTAGCCATTACCATTTCCCCAAGAGGCTGCCAGCCTTCACCTGCTTGCCCTTCTGTGATGGGGAGCTCACTACCTCCTGGGCAGCCCATGCCACTTTCAGTCAATTCTGGCCTGACAAAGTACAGTTTGATGTGCTCCTGTGTAGCTGCCCCCTCCCATGGGGACCCCTGGCAGGGCCCCTTCCTCCTGTCTGATGGGGTCTCTCTGATGATGGCAGCTCCTCTTTACTGCTTGTTTCCTTCTCAGTTTAAGTGCTGTGGCGGGGAAGACTACCGAGATTGGAACAAAAACCAGTACCACGACTGCAACGCCCCTGGACCCCTGGCCTGCGGGGTGCCCTACACTTGCTGCTTCAGAAACACGGTACCTGCCACTGGGGGGGGCATGTTGGAGGCCACCCCGGCTGCTCAGGCACCTCCCTCATCTTTCTGCCCACACTGAGGACAGAGGGGGTCGGgtgggaaggggcaggagagggCGGCTGAGCCTTAGGGATGaacctggggtggggtggggggaggccttGCTTTCCCGTCAGCTCTCAGTTATTGCACGCTCACCCTCCTCTGTGCTTTAGTGGGACCAGCTCGCTCGGTCACCACAGCCAGCCCGCGGGCAGGTGTTGTTATTTtacccactttacagataagggAAGCAAAGCCCCAGAAAGCTCCATGCCTGCCCGAGGCTCACGGGGCTGGGATGAATCACAGGTGGCCAGCACCAGAGCCGTGCCCCAGATGAGCGGGCACAGAACAGGAGCAGGCTTCAGGCCGGGACCGAGCAGGGCTGGGGGGACCAGAGCAGGGCTTGCACCCCGGGGTCTCAGGAGGGCTGTGGGCCTGAGGCCCTGGTGATTGTCAGCAGCAGGGGGCTGGATGGGGGCCTGCTGTTGTGAGAGCTGGGCCCAGCACGAGCCTCTCAGCCCCACCACCCTTGGGGCACCGTCCTGTGCAGTCACCGCTTAAGAGCAAGAGGCTTCATCAGTCTTCCGTGCTTGACTGCAGAAGTTGGCTCGTTTCAGGGTTGGAAGGAGGCAGGGAGCTTTGTAATTACTCATGCCCCAAATAGTCATGGAAAATTTCTCTTCTGACGTTTCCATCGTTCTGTGCCTACTGCTGGATTCTGTAAACGAGCAGCTGCTGGTGGGGGTGGAGGCCCAGCCAATGAGCGTGGGAGCCAGCGCCAAGTGCACTCGCCCTGAAAATGCTAGATGGGGGGGCTTGGGAACTTTTAGCTGCCATGGCAGGGTGGCTCTCTGGGTAGGGGCAGAGCGGGGGAGGAGGCGCACGGGGTTTTCAGAGAGGCCAGGGAAGGGAGGGCTCCTGAGCAGCAGCAGGGCAGCGGCGCCAGAACGGCGAGTCCAGGTGTGGAGCCGTAACTTGCATCGTTCATTCAGTCATTCCTTTATTCACTCATCCAACAAATCTTTTTTGaggacctaccatgtgccagaaaCATTCTAGGTGGTAGGGATAGAGCCGACGCACAAAAATCtcggcccatgtggagctgacacCCTGGAGGGGAAAACTGACAAAATAAGAAGGTAAAAGATTGAGTGTGTTGGAAGGTGAtgctaaggaaaaaaataaagcagggacaTGCAGGGTTTCACTTTGAGATTCTAAGAAGGCTATTTCACAgttgaaaaaagcaaaaaacaaaacctgagggaagggagggagtgaGCTAGGAACGTGTCTGGGGGAGGGATATTCCTGGCAGAGAGActagcaagtgcaaaggccctgaggtgggaataGCGCCAATGCGTTTGAGAAAAAGCACAGtgaccagtgtggctggagcagagtgagTGCAGGGGAGAGCAGTAGATGAAGCCAAAGAGCTCCACGGTGAAGACTTTGATGTTACCTTGCATGACGGGCTGTGCAGGGCTACAAGTAGAGGTTACACCAGATCACCCTGGCTGCTGTGCAAAGAGCAGACGGTAGGGGGCAGGAGTGGACACAGGGAGTAGGGTCAGGAGGTTAGTGCAGCGATCCCAGTGTCACCagttttctgggaagcagactctgAGATGCTGGTTAGTGTGCAGGAGGCTTCTAAGGCGTCCTCTGAGGATCAGCACCCACTGATGGGAGGAGACAgaagcagggctgggcagggggagAAGTCAAGCACCCACGCAGTCTCAGCGAGGGCCTCAGCCGAATCTATGAGTATGAGCCAGGATGGTCCTCCAGCGttggcctggggggtgggggcctcGGCCTTCGGCTGCACATCCACCGACCATTGTATGTGGCTTACTGAGGCCGTCGTGGGAGGGAGCTGACAGCTAAAGCTTCTGCCAGCAGCACTCCCAGCAGCTGGGGGGGTTCTGGGCAGGAGAAGATGGGGGCCTTGAGCCAGGCATTGGTGGCGGGGGTGGTAAAAGCGGTCAGGTTCTGGCTTTGTTCTGAAAGTAAGCTGACAGGATTTGCTGACCTATCAGATGTGGGAGGTGGCGGAGGAGAGATCAAGGAGGACCCCACGTTTTGGCCGGAGCCCCAGGGAAGACAGGAGCCACTgcctgggaggggagggctgccgggaagcaggtgctcagggcGGCCGTGTGGACTTGGCAGGAGGAGATGGGAGTTCCACGAGAGGCCCTGGGGGTGTAAACACAGATGCTGGCCACACAGGACGGACTCTCAAGAGCCCTGAGTGGACGGGGAggtggctttcacctgactgaaGTTGTCTCTGGTCCCATGTTACAGAACTACCATCAGCTCTCTCTGAGCCAATCCACACCTACCTGATTTTCTCTAAATATAAAAGAGGCTGTTTCCTTCCTTAATAGAATCAGTTTGATTTGTGTACAAatctatttctttatccattttacaTGATCTCATTTGACAAAGGATTTGAATGAGCACACAGGAAATGCAgagaacaaaaaactaaaattaaaaaatatcaggAGCATGGAAAATGTATTCTAAAATAGGCAtagatgaagagaaaaatataaaaccctAAAGGGCCTCCGGAATCACTGGAAATGAGATTTGGGTTTGGTGGTTTAGAGCTACCTGGCAGCCAAAGGTAAAAGGGAGACTTGGCCTGTTAAATCATTCTCATTGTTAAACAGAAAACCTACCAAAAGCAACTTTGTTTCCTGGCTCTTAGCTTTAAAAGAAATGTCTCCTGGGTGACTTTATTtagaggatgtggagcaatagaGCTTCATGTATGCTCATAAAGCTTTGGTCATACTAATATGCGACAGCGATGCCCCACAGACCTGCTGGTGTGGAGGGCAGCTTGCTCTACGTTAAATGGCCCCAGACTGCAGTGCCTGTTGAGCTCTCACGTCCAATTTTTGGAGCTATCCCcttgctggggattgaatcacgtcctgcacaaaaggcatgttcaggtcccaacccctgggcctggggtgtgagcccatttgtaagtaggaactttgaAGGTGTGAAGCCTGAGTGAGGGCGGGCTTGATCCAATATCGCTGgagtccttaaaagcaaaggaaattgcacCCAGAAAGAGACGCCATGGGTGGCAGCCAGAAAGTGGAAGTCCGTggcacctggaagagaagggagaagatgccgccatgtgcattgccaggtGACGGAAAAgccaggaaccccaaagattgtccGCCGGGAGATACTGAACCTGGGAGGAGGCAAGCCCTCTAGCCTGTGAAACCGTGAGCCAGCagattcctgttgttaagccaaccggTTGTGTGGGATTTGTCTGAGCTGCCGGGAATCTGGTACACCCCTCCCTTGCTGTTGGCTGCCCTTTGGGGGCCTGTAACTGGAGGCCTGTCTCCTGCTTTCCCGTTGGCTGCTCAGACCCAATAACCCAGCTCATGGGTTCTGTATCTTCAGGTGAGAGGAAGACGCATGAATAGCAAAACAGCGACTTTGGTGTACTGGCCGATGGCTGCTCAGAGGCCACCTTGCTAACTGCCTGTCCTGCGGTCCTGCAGCAGTTGGGCAGCTGATGTCAGGACCCCTGGAACTTCAGCAGAACCTCTGGTGAAATACTGACTCTATGCTCAAACCCAGGCAGGCTTGGCCTTTTGAAAGACCACGGGTGCATCTTACCACCCCTTGGGGAGGGAGCTCTGGTGGCAGGAGAGGCAAGACCTACCCTGGGGACAGGGAAGGGTTCTGGGCTCTACACATGTGTGTAAGGGAAGGCACCTCTGCCAGCTGCATGTCTGCTGGGACACGGGGCACTCCCGGGGCAGAGGTTATGATTTAGTACTCTGGTCCAGCCTGATGAAGTTACTGCACTGCTCCTTGTCACATGCTTATATGCCTTATAgtttacctatttatttattatttatctcttccttgcTATTCCATGAAGACaaggactttaaaaaattttaattaatattaaaatgagagcaattgtatgtttacagaaaaatctcacAGAACGTACAGAGCTCCCAAGTATACATCCACCCCCTCCACATGCATACACGTTAGAGGCCTTGTTTTGTTCTATACTCCAAGTGCCAAGAATGGTGATTAGCACATAACAGCTCAATTCCTCTTTGTTAAGTGAACGAAATGGGTGAATAAATGAACGAGGTAGAAAGCACCCCCTCGCATCATGCCCTCATGCCCCTCAGGCCTGGCTCTCCGTGGGGGTCAGGGCCACAAACGGCTGCCTGGCCGCTTGGGGTGCTGGGCGTGGCTGGCCTGGGGGCACCTGCTGGCCGTCTGCACCGAGGCAGGTAATTTTGCCCACACCAAGCCCTGTCATTCAGAATGATCTGGATGATGTCTGAGGCCACCTGCTGTCTTGGAGGGGGAGCAGACGCCTGTCCTTGCCCTTCCAAGGCCGGATCATGCCAACCAGTGCAGCCAAGCTCTGCTGTCGGCCTGGCCCGGGGCAAGCACTGACGTGTGCATCTCATTTCATGTCCTAAACAGCACTCTGAGGTGGGCTCAGTGATCATCACTGCTGGTAGGGAAGACAGAGGGGCCCCTTCACtcactcatccatccattcattcaacaaggaTTCGTTGAGTGCCTCCCACGTGCTGGTCCCTCAGCAGCCTACCTAAGGCCGCTCAAGGAGCTAGGAGGTGGTAGAGCAGGATCTGGACCCAGGAAACCCGACGGGAAGAGCCCTGCCAGCCCCGTGACTTGGGGCTTGCCTAGGGAGGTGTGTCACTCAGGGTTctagagagaaagagaaccaagAAGATACACACATACGAGTGTGTggatgtatatatgtacatgctATACGTGCATGTATatacaaagatttattttaagggaTTTGCTCACGTTGTTATAGGAGGTGGCAAATATGAAATCTGGGGAGGGCCAGCAGGCTGGAAACCCAGTAGGTGTTGACGTTGCcatcttgaggcagaatttcttctttgagaacCTTCAGTTTTGCTCTTTAAGGATTTAAAGCGATTGGAGGGAGAACTAGCCacattattataaataaatgagggtaatctcctttatttAGGGTCGACTGATCATAGGTGTTAACAGCAGCTACAAAACTCCTTCGCAGCAACATCTCGGCTAATGTTGGAGCAGACGGCCTGGTCCATGGTCTAGCCAGGCTGACTCATAAAATTCACCACCTCTGGAGGGGTTGCACGGGGCTGGGGCCTCGAGACCCCGGGACCTGACCACAGCTTCCCTGAGCTCAGATTGATCGGTATCTGGGAGTCCCTGAGAGCAGCCCCCTTCCCAGGAAGCGGTAGTGGCACCCTCCACTGGCCCTCTGGGTGGGTGGTGGTCTCCAAGGCAGGGAAGTGTAGCCAGGGGCCCCGACTGGCTGCTCACCCTCAGGTCTGAGCCTTTTCTTCATAAGAGCCAGCGGAGTGCCCTGACCTCTGGGATAGTAGCTCTGGGGCGCTgcaggggtgagggggggaggcTGGGGGTCCCCCCACCCAGCGCCACGGGCCCAGCCTTCCCACCTGTCCTCCCTGGATGTTTCCCTGGGGGCAGTCGAGATGCAGACACGGCCAGACTACCTGGGGGGGAATCGGCTCCGTGACTTTGGACGGAGGCCCTCTGCGCCTCAGTACttccatccataaaatggggagaAAATGGCATCTTGTAAAGGAAGCATGTTAAGTATTATCTGCTAAACTATTTCTATTTCAGACCGACGTCGTCAACACCATGTGTGGCTACAAAACAATCGACAAGGAGGTAGTGTCTAAAATCCCGTTTCCCCCAGGAATGTTGCtcttcccatcccacccccaggACGATTGGCAGGATCCCTGGGGGAGGGTGCGGGGGGGGGGCCGGATCCCTGGGGGAGGGTGCGGGGAGCTCGACTGCTGAGGTTTCCCAACCTCCCCAGCTCTGAACAGGAGCCAGGGACCGCCAGGGTTTGCCACCCCCATTCAGACACAGAAGTGCACAGGTTGCTAGGAGTCCTGCAGGCTGGGCGAGGGCCCCGGCCCAGGGTGCCAGGCACCCACTGTGGGCTTTCCCCAGAGGCCCGCACGGCGCTTGCTGGTGCCCCGTGTGGCCAGCCTGCTCGGCACGCCCTGCCTCTGCCCTCGGAGCGGCGGGTCTGCAGACCGCTCCAGCTGGGTCCCTCAGCCGGGACCTCAGAAGCCCCTGGAGGACGGCGAGCCTGCCTGGCCCACACCGCCGGCCCAGGGCAGCTTCCTGGGCAGCTCcgctgggctaggagagaagccgGGGGTGGTGCTGGGAAGGGAATCCAAATAACGATGACCTCGAGCTGCCTTGGAGGTCCTCAGAGCGGAGCCCCTGACCCGGCAGCCTCAGCCTCACCTGGGAGCTTGGCAGagatgcaaattctcaggctttGCCCAAGACCTCCTGAATGAGAACCTCTTGGGCTGGGGCCCAGCAGGTGACTCTGACACATGGTAAAGTTTGAGGACCATAGATCAGCAATGGTTCTCAACCCATCAGCCCCAATGGCCATTTTTATGATAAATACTTGGTAATGCCCTATTTATTATCCTGAAATGAAATTCACAGATACAAGCTTCCTGACACACATAACTGAGATCAAAGGAGAAATAGAACGATTCACAGTTACATAACAACGTATTTCAGCATGCCACTGCTGAGGCCCTagagagagactgaaggagaCGCAGTAAAGTCATCGTGTTTGTAGTTGCCGTGTTGTCACCGATAGGAAGACTCCCCGAGACTGCGCTGCTGCAGAGGCAGCTGATTCACGGGGGTTGTCTTGGCAACTCACATACGTGGGCATCATTTTgccattgctttttaaaatgtgaacaaCTCTTCATAAAGTTCTGAACAAAATGAAGTACGACCATTAATTTACATAGCAGTATTTCTGGAAAATTCAGTGCACATATGAAAACCATTCAGAATgcactgtgcttttttttttttaacctggagTTAGGGTTTTGGCTCAgctgtttataaatgggattccTGCCCACAGGCCTGCCTGAGGCAGGGTCGTCATTTGTGGAGGAGAATTGCCCTGAGCTTTGCAGCCCCTCGGCCCAGAGCCCCAGAGTTTGTGAGAACCAAACATGCCCCCACAAACGTCCAGGCTGTTCCCTGGGGAGCAGGACTGCTTTATTGAGGGCGGTGGTCTGCAACCACCCTGTCACCATGAGGCGCAGAGGTTGAGGGACATTCCCATTCCGGGCAGGTGGGGGGGCCTCTGCCCCGCCGGCCAGgctccacccccacacccccccctTGCAGCGCCTCAGCGTGCAGGACGTCATCTACGTGCGGGGCTGCACCAACGCCGTGCTCATCTGGTTCATGGACAACTACGCCATCATGGCGGGCATCCTGCTGGGCATCCTTCTTCCCCAGGTGGGCTGGCACCCCCACCCCACGGGGAGGGGAGCGGGCGGGTACAGCTAGGCAGGCTGTAGGTTCAAATGGGGGGGGGGCATGGGACCCTGAACGGAGAGGCCTCTGCCgctgggggatggggagggtCCCTGGGATTCCCCGGGAGGGGCAGAAGAGGGGCCGGGAGACGCTGCGCTGTGGGGGCTTCCCAGGCCGCCAGAGCCAGGAGGGTTCCTGAGGGCCAGGGACCGTCCAGGACGGCCCTCACTGGCCCCACGCCCCCCTCAGTTCCTAGGGGTGCTGCTGACCCTGCTGTACATCACCCGGGTGGAGGACATCATCACGGAGCACTCTGTCACCGACGGGCTCCTGGGGCCTGGCGCCAAGGCCAGTGTGGAGGCCGCGGGCACCGGCTGCTGCATGTGCTACCCCATTTAGGGCCCGGACCGGGCCTCCCGTGGGACAGAGCCAGGGCCGCATCTCCCAGTCCACGCGGGGACTGGCCAGCAGTGCGGCCCCTCTCCCGACACCTGGCACTGACCAAAGCCTCTGCCCCGCGCCTGGGCTGCCCGCACTGCTGCCCTGCGGCCACGGCTGGCCGAGCTCGACTCCGTTCCCTAAGAAGCCTCTGGGTGGCCCTGCCCGGATCCCACCCTGCTCAGAGCGGCACCCACACTGCAGGGTGCAGGGCGCGGGGAACAAAGGCGCGTCCTCTCCAGGCCTGGGTGGCTTGGGGGTGAGGGGAGCTCGGGGTTTAGCTCAGGGCTAGTTTCTGGCAGTGCCTTGGCTGGTGGTATTTATGTCCCTCTGGGGAGAGGGGAATGCGTGTGACCTTCTGGGGCCAGTGGGAGAggggcagccccagcccccccaccccttccttgGCCACACTCCAGGGCCAGGTTGGGCCCTTTTCTCAGCCTTCCAGGTGCCTTGAGCCCACCCCCAGGGCTGCTCTTTTGCTGACCTGaattttttatgtgatttttgtaACACTCAGTTTTGTACGTGTTAACAGGAGTTGCTGACTAATCAGAGCTGGGTGTATCTCCACACGCCCCATTCTTGCCCCTCCAATCCAGTTCGTTAATCAAACAATaaagatgtgattttttttttttttgtcttttgtactCTTTTGATGCGGCCTCAGCTTTGGATAGGAATCCCCTTACGGTGCAAGCGCTGTCAGGGGCCAAGCGGGGGTGATGATTTGGTGCCAGTTGGGGGCACCGAGGCCTGAGGATGAGCATCTCTCCCAGGGGTGCCTGCTTCTGGTTTGGAATGGCCTTTCTCATTCTTCGGTGTGGCTACTTAAGGAAATGGCTTTTCCCAGCTGTACTTGGGGGCCAGAACCTTTCTCCGTCATTCCTGCTAAGAATTCTCTCATGGGAAACCTTGGGAGGAGGCAGAGAGCACAACACCTGTTGTACAGACTGGGGTGCAGTTTCAGCAAAGTATGCATGGGGTCCCTCCTCTGGGAAGTGGGGCAGATGGGGAACTAGGAAAGCCAAGGGTCCAGAAGGGAGTGGTACCCATAAATCCACGTGTGGTTTTAGGACCAGAGTGACTCCTTCCAATAGTGAGCAGCTTGTACCCAGGGGCTGAGGCTGTGAGGCTCAGTGACAAGTACAGCTTGGTGCCGAGCGCCCCCTGCTGGAGACTGCGGGACTTGCATGGATCTGTCTACCCAAGTTTCCTGCCCCAAGACTTGGGTTCTAGATTTTCTGTGAGTTTTTTAGTAGCCAGggcaatagaaataaaataaaagccccagggaagcagattt is part of the Dasypus novemcinctus isolate mDasNov1 chromosome 6, mDasNov1.1.hap2, whole genome shotgun sequence genome and harbors:
- the TSPAN15 gene encoding tetraspanin-15, producing the protein MPRGDSEQVRYCARFSYLWLKFSLIVYSTAFWLIGGLVLSVGIYAEVERQKYKTLESAFLAPAIILLLLGVVMFIVSFIGVLASLRDNLCLLQAFMYILGICLIIELAGGVVALIFRNQTIDFLNDNIRRGIENYYDDLDFKNIMDFVQKQFKCCGGEDYRDWNKNQYHDCNAPGPLACGVPYTCCFRNTTDVVNTMCGYKTIDKERLSVQDVIYVRGCTNAVLIWFMDNYAIMAGILLGILLPQFLGVLLTLLYITRVEDIITEHSVTDGLLGPGAKASVEAAGTGCCMCYPI